The following proteins are encoded in a genomic region of Bernardetia sp. MNP-M8:
- a CDS encoding alpha-2-macroglobulin family protein, whose product MKKIYFLLLFFCISVSSTFSQNNPTTKNTYLPTSSTESQVALIYKLKDSKKIFQNEDIIELLDKNKTDLNSFMTLVDSVETNKLNEFNFSNSMEYGYYLTIWTEKEILKVKLTTIAPLNVVLQSNAKRAWLIVYDSLGNELPHLKIRLDNQILSYNKKLKSYTLPNRKKTANIEIEYAEQTWHLLAQRQTNHYYYKRSFLKKVVYGFPVKYFWIVPYRQVKKIIRTIDYGEPEDLGLIRFFIKIFTKDDEDDNYSNYAHFNGYPSENGYIVTDKLKYRPLDTLRFKTYLVNKKGKPISDNEIDIFIATDRNTYKKLHAVKAYRKGGFESEFILADSLKLKLGNFAGIILKDKKGKILVSQRINYQDYILPEIKSFEVESSDESHFRNTPFSLRITAKDFNNLNVLDGKIKIELETKHLKTTYEPSITQNQITWKHEQNLEPFGETIIHIPDSIFPAADLLYDVKAVLHNSNNERLEETLSINYEYFTKKPNLEARFEDGFVYAVYREGKDTVSKKGFVYRYFTDNFGHQTIKKDSIEFPFKEKVNAIYSRFNFLVNISEYKSDGYNFLTQDVSIPNSLSMSGYYLQDSLIMTIQNPFKTMVRYSLFCKNNLINKKADSSSIIRIAIKDKHKKIYTLQTTYTFAGQTKYDKQVFLRNRKQLFVSLDAPLLTSPSFKEKINVTVTDYKKRPVKNADLTVLATNGKFDDYTKVNISNTLTSRFRFKKKKKLADIYLKNQGVRTKNLGYYPNWQNRFGLDSIAYYNFIFPKKKGFRFSVSYQKLQDSLLTKLKNVNAEKYRINLLKESFDINHNPNTGALFPFFFTQKGYEDIAWIKIDDSLAYLSNANVYQDHLITLSEGIHKLEVRLRYSIITIDTISVPIGSETILSFDLDNLPSYLHKKNAGLEVSNEEKLMLGSHAFFGITYGDSRLNEGMTIQQGANPPQRISSKYKSIRNDSVNTYHYEWHFPLLNKGEFRVLRDRRTKWDTLYFEPFVGYNFEEGKYIEVDSILLKEYQKVRSTTEKITFYYEGGEITKIDTLSKSFFSSQKYVSANTDKSLFYNNYVFPFFDYSAYKIQKSAPYLYEWTTPQFQVISRHWNKLTFKNIDSLSENFEKEYFFKNLIPFKGKLPAGTYQIFVFYNSYGGNKCQKINNFKMDDKNLSVKIIDFEKMGINCYERERNQDSTQLQEIEEIETSYQSQTITDYYNDYDFVRNGKLYRGKVFDGIGETLPGATVQIKGTNRGTVTDMEGNYSIIAPVGSILLFQYVGYESVEKTTTPYDVWLDVGMNESVELLESVVVASYSPSRTRSSASYSVSVADALSGSASGVQLSNNILQLSNSLNLETKSLDLEDSVTQQKKKNIRNYFTDNAIWQPTLRTNKKGKASFEATYPDDITSWKTLAIAYGKKNKNGQALVQTNSFLTLSAQLSLPRFLIEGDSVRIIGKIASYSSDSVKVNTFFDLKENKIQKGERNVLFSSVDSLRFSVADNSEKTQNFSIDSLNNLQDSLTVQYVMNADISEKQIYTDGEERKIPIFKKGLVQSRGLFAVLEGDTTLDLRAFKDSISTQNPVKLYVKDNILEAMVDELKHIQGYAYACNEQKASKIRAYMLEKDIKTALDLPFEKKKQKELESLIKKLVEAQYEDGWWGWWATSAPNAHMTAYIYGVLFDAKEKGYEIPSETLSKAEKVLRDDLSIRMDNEQVEIYTALSKNKTYQKIYKSSVERLAIALQIQEDTAKYHSFYNQLSILRLRQLYDLPISLRILEVKQKKTLFGGVFWQEYDYKGYYSLFQNNVQTNLLAYQILRDSKGKNTPSIDLAKVRQYFLESRNQNGYWRSTHESASILSTILPDFESKSKNPSNIEITANDKTLNTEIDYLFSKEELPNQLVKNGLAPVFVSLSQEYFVPQVTQNISDNFHIKTYFKNEKSKKITELKSDSIYITAGKPIILTIEVTAQKESEYVSIEVPIPASCVYGKNPYSFRQNYYYYYRGIETYREEFKHKTAIFCTKMPIGTHTFEIILEPRYSGVFTLNPASVELMYFPSIKGNEGTKKVFVE is encoded by the coding sequence ATGAAAAAAATCTACTTCTTACTACTTTTCTTTTGCATTTCTGTTTCTTCTACTTTTTCTCAAAACAATCCAACTACAAAAAATACCTATCTCCCAACTAGCTCAACAGAAAGTCAGGTTGCACTCATTTACAAACTCAAAGACAGTAAAAAAATATTCCAAAATGAGGATATTATAGAGCTTTTAGACAAAAATAAAACTGACTTGAATAGTTTTATGACTCTTGTCGATTCTGTCGAAACGAATAAATTAAATGAATTTAATTTTTCTAACTCTATGGAATATGGCTATTATTTGACTATTTGGACAGAAAAAGAAATTTTGAAAGTAAAACTTACAACTATTGCTCCTCTCAATGTGGTTTTACAAAGCAATGCAAAACGGGCTTGGCTGATTGTCTATGATTCGTTAGGAAATGAACTTCCACATCTAAAAATAAGGCTAGACAACCAAATACTTTCCTACAATAAAAAATTAAAAAGCTACACACTTCCAAACCGAAAAAAAACAGCAAATATAGAAATTGAATATGCAGAACAAACGTGGCATTTACTTGCTCAAAGACAAACAAATCATTACTATTATAAACGTTCTTTTCTTAAAAAAGTAGTCTATGGTTTTCCAGTCAAATATTTTTGGATAGTTCCATATCGTCAAGTCAAAAAAATAATAAGAACCATCGATTATGGAGAACCTGAAGATTTAGGGCTTATTCGTTTTTTTATCAAAATTTTTACAAAAGATGACGAAGATGATAATTACTCAAATTATGCTCATTTTAACGGATACCCAAGTGAAAATGGTTATATCGTAACAGATAAATTAAAATATCGTCCATTAGATACACTTCGTTTCAAAACTTATTTAGTCAATAAAAAAGGAAAACCGATTTCAGATAATGAAATTGATATTTTTATTGCTACTGATAGAAATACATATAAAAAACTGCATGCTGTAAAAGCCTATAGAAAAGGAGGTTTTGAGAGTGAATTTATTTTGGCTGATTCTCTAAAACTCAAGCTAGGAAATTTTGCAGGAATAATTTTAAAAGATAAAAAAGGAAAAATTCTTGTTTCACAGCGCATCAATTATCAAGATTATATTTTACCAGAAATAAAGAGTTTTGAAGTAGAAAGTTCAGATGAAAGTCACTTTAGAAATACACCTTTTTCGCTACGAATTACAGCAAAAGATTTTAATAATCTCAATGTTTTAGATGGAAAAATTAAGATAGAATTAGAAACAAAACACCTCAAAACTACTTATGAACCTTCTATTACTCAAAATCAAATTACTTGGAAACACGAGCAGAACTTAGAGCCTTTTGGAGAAACAATTATTCATATTCCAGATTCTATTTTTCCTGCTGCTGACTTACTCTATGATGTAAAAGCCGTTTTACATAACTCTAATAACGAAAGATTAGAAGAAACGCTTTCTATTAATTATGAGTATTTTACCAAAAAACCAAATTTAGAAGCTCGTTTTGAAGATGGTTTTGTGTATGCCGTTTATAGAGAAGGAAAAGATACGGTTTCTAAAAAAGGTTTCGTTTATAGGTATTTTACAGATAATTTTGGTCATCAAACCATAAAAAAAGATAGCATAGAATTTCCATTTAAAGAAAAAGTGAATGCAATTTATAGTCGTTTTAATTTTTTGGTAAATATATCAGAATACAAATCTGATGGATATAATTTTCTGACACAAGATGTCAGTATTCCAAATAGTCTATCAATGAGTGGTTATTATTTACAAGATTCTTTGATTATGACCATTCAAAATCCCTTCAAAACGATGGTGCGTTATAGTCTTTTTTGTAAAAATAATTTGATAAACAAAAAGGCAGATTCTTCTTCAATTATTCGAATTGCCATCAAAGACAAACATAAAAAAATCTATACACTGCAAACTACTTATACATTTGCAGGTCAGACAAAATATGACAAACAAGTTTTTTTACGCAACAGAAAACAGCTTTTTGTTTCACTTGACGCACCTTTATTGACTTCGCCTTCTTTCAAAGAAAAAATAAATGTAACCGTTACAGATTACAAAAAACGTCCTGTCAAAAATGCTGACCTTACCGTTTTGGCTACCAATGGAAAGTTTGATGATTATACAAAAGTAAATATTTCAAATACTCTAACAAGTCGTTTTAGATTTAAGAAAAAGAAAAAATTAGCAGACATATATTTGAAAAATCAAGGTGTCAGAACTAAAAATTTGGGATATTATCCAAATTGGCAAAATCGTTTTGGTTTAGATTCTATTGCCTATTATAATTTTATTTTTCCCAAAAAAAAAGGTTTTAGATTTTCTGTTTCCTACCAAAAACTACAAGATTCTTTATTAACCAAACTAAAAAACGTAAATGCAGAAAAGTATAGAATTAATCTTTTGAAGGAATCTTTTGATATAAATCATAATCCAAATACAGGTGCATTATTTCCATTTTTCTTTACCCAAAAAGGATATGAAGATATTGCTTGGATAAAAATTGATGATAGTTTGGCGTATTTGTCAAATGCAAATGTGTATCAAGACCATCTAATCACGCTTTCAGAAGGTATTCATAAACTAGAAGTTCGTTTGAGATATAGCATCATTACGATTGATACTATTTCTGTTCCGATAGGAAGTGAAACTATTTTATCTTTTGATTTGGATAATTTGCCGAGTTATCTACACAAAAAAAATGCAGGTTTGGAAGTATCTAATGAAGAAAAATTAATGCTTGGTTCACACGCTTTTTTTGGAATTACGTATGGAGATAGTCGTTTGAATGAAGGAATGACAATCCAACAAGGAGCAAACCCACCACAAAGAATTTCTTCAAAATATAAATCTATACGAAATGATTCTGTAAATACATATCATTATGAATGGCACTTTCCTCTTCTTAATAAAGGCGAATTTAGAGTTTTGAGAGACAGACGAACAAAATGGGATACACTTTATTTTGAGCCTTTTGTAGGATATAATTTTGAAGAAGGTAAGTATATTGAGGTTGATTCGATTTTATTAAAAGAATATCAAAAAGTAAGAAGTACAACAGAGAAAATTACTTTTTATTATGAGGGAGGAGAAATTACTAAAATCGATACACTTTCTAAATCTTTTTTTTCTTCTCAAAAATATGTTTCTGCAAATACTGATAAGAGTTTATTTTACAATAATTATGTTTTTCCATTTTTCGATTATTCAGCTTATAAAATACAAAAGTCTGCACCTTATTTGTATGAATGGACAACCCCACAATTTCAAGTAATTTCTAGGCATTGGAACAAACTCACTTTCAAAAATATAGATTCTTTGAGTGAGAATTTTGAGAAAGAATATTTTTTTAAAAACCTAATTCCATTTAAAGGAAAACTACCTGCTGGAACATATCAAATTTTTGTCTTTTACAATAGCTATGGAGGAAATAAATGTCAGAAAATTAATAATTTCAAAATGGATGATAAAAATCTATCTGTTAAAATCATTGACTTCGAAAAAATGGGCATCAACTGTTATGAGCGAGAAAGAAATCAAGATTCTACTCAGTTGCAAGAAATTGAAGAAATAGAAACCTCATACCAATCACAAACAATAACCGATTACTATAATGATTATGATTTTGTAAGAAATGGAAAATTGTATAGAGGAAAAGTATTTGATGGTATAGGAGAAACCCTCCCTGGGGCGACTGTTCAAATAAAAGGAACAAATCGTGGAACAGTTACAGACATGGAAGGAAATTATTCAATTATTGCTCCCGTAGGTAGTATATTGCTTTTTCAATATGTTGGTTATGAATCCGTAGAAAAAACTACTACTCCTTATGATGTTTGGCTTGATGTAGGTATGAATGAATCAGTAGAACTGCTAGAATCTGTTGTAGTTGCGTCTTATTCTCCATCAAGAACGAGAAGTTCAGCATCTTATTCTGTTTCGGTTGCAGATGCTTTGAGTGGCAGTGCAAGTGGTGTACAGCTTTCAAATAACATACTCCAACTATCAAATTCATTAAATCTTGAAACTAAAAGCCTTGATTTAGAGGATTCTGTTACCCAACAGAAAAAGAAAAATATTCGTAATTATTTTACAGATAATGCAATTTGGCAACCAACTCTAAGAACCAATAAAAAAGGAAAAGCAAGTTTTGAAGCGACCTATCCAGATGATATTACAAGTTGGAAAACACTCGCCATTGCTTATGGAAAGAAGAATAAAAATGGTCAAGCACTCGTTCAGACCAATTCTTTTCTGACACTTTCGGCACAGCTTTCACTTCCTCGTTTTTTGATAGAAGGAGATTCTGTCAGAATTATTGGAAAAATAGCTTCGTATAGTAGTGATTCTGTAAAAGTGAATACTTTTTTTGACCTAAAAGAAAATAAAATACAAAAAGGAGAGCGAAATGTCTTGTTTTCAAGTGTAGATTCTTTGCGTTTTAGTGTGGCTGATAATTCTGAAAAAACTCAAAATTTTTCTATTGATTCTCTGAATAATTTACAAGATTCTCTGACGGTTCAGTATGTCATGAATGCTGATATTTCTGAAAAACAGATTTACACAGATGGCGAAGAGCGAAAGATTCCGATTTTTAAGAAAGGATTGGTACAATCAAGAGGTCTTTTTGCTGTCTTGGAAGGCGATACTACACTAGATTTGAGAGCTTTTAAAGATTCCATTTCTACTCAAAATCCTGTCAAATTGTATGTAAAAGATAATATTTTGGAGGCAATGGTTGATGAACTAAAACATATTCAAGGTTATGCCTACGCTTGTAATGAACAAAAAGCCTCAAAAATCCGTGCTTATATGCTTGAAAAAGACATCAAAACGGCTTTGGATTTACCTTTTGAAAAGAAGAAACAAAAAGAATTAGAAAGTTTGATTAAAAAACTTGTCGAAGCGCAATATGAAGACGGCTGGTGGGGTTGGTGGGCTACTTCTGCGCCAAATGCTCACATGACAGCCTACATTTATGGTGTTCTGTTTGATGCAAAAGAAAAAGGCTATGAAATTCCTAGCGAAACTTTATCAAAGGCTGAAAAGGTTTTGAGAGATGATTTGTCTATACGAATGGACAATGAGCAGGTGGAAATTTATACAGCTCTTTCAAAAAACAAAACCTATCAAAAAATATACAAAAGTAGTGTCGAAAGACTGGCAATTGCTCTGCAAATTCAAGAAGACACAGCTAAGTATCATTCATTTTATAATCAACTTTCTATTTTGCGTTTGAGGCAATTATATGACTTGCCTATTTCGCTTCGTATCTTGGAAGTAAAGCAGAAAAAAACACTTTTCGGAGGAGTCTTTTGGCAAGAATATGATTACAAAGGATATTATTCTTTGTTTCAAAATAATGTACAAACAAATCTTTTGGCGTATCAAATTTTGAGAGATTCCAAAGGAAAAAATACGCCTTCTATTGATTTAGCAAAGGTTAGGCAGTATTTTCTTGAAAGCCGTAATCAAAATGGATATTGGAGAAGTACGCACGAATCGGCAAGTATTTTATCAACTATTTTACCAGATTTTGAATCAAAAAGTAAAAATCCGTCTAATATAGAAATAACTGCAAATGACAAAACACTAAATACAGAAATTGATTATCTTTTTTCTAAAGAAGAATTACCTAATCAATTAGTTAAAAATGGACTTGCACCTGTTTTTGTGAGTTTGTCACAAGAATATTTTGTACCTCAAGTAACTCAAAATATAAGTGATAATTTTCATATCAAAACCTATTTTAAAAATGAAAAATCTAAAAAAATAACGGAGTTAAAATCAGATTCTATTTATATTACAGCAGGAAAGCCTATCATTCTGACCATAGAAGTAACAGCTCAAAAAGAATCTGAATATGTATCGATAGAAGTTCCAATTCCTGCAAGTTGCGTATATGGAAAAAATCCATATTCATTTAGGCAAAACTATTACTACTATTACAGAGGAATCGAAACCTATAGAGAAGAGTTTAAACACAAAACAGCTATTTTCTGCACAAAAATGCCTATCGGAACACATACTTTTGAGATTATCTTAGAACCTCGTTATTCGGGAGTTTTTACGCTCAATCCTGCAAGTGTAGAACTGATGTATTTTCCGAGTATTAAGGGAAATGAAGGAACAAAGAAGGTTTTTGTGGAGTAA
- the rimK gene encoding 30S ribosomal protein S6--L-glutamate ligase: MKIAVLSTNKNLYSTKRLIEAIENKGHEAMLINHTKCHFEMEEGHPTIFHKGKLLPYFDAIIPRIGASVTYIGTAVVRQFEMQGTLCANSSESISQSRDKLRSLQLLSKIGVGIPKTVFASFPKNNEVDMLIKEVGGTPVIIKVLEGTQGLGVVLAETDQAAKSTIEAFSGIKQNILIQEFIEESGGADIRAFVVDGKVVGSMKRQGKEGEFRSNLHRGGASTIIELSEIESQTAIKAAQAMGLCVAGVDILVSSRGPLVLEVNSSPGLQGIETATQVDIATKIVEYIERISTAKQKEE, translated from the coding sequence ATGAAAATTGCCGTTCTATCTACAAATAAAAATTTGTACTCTACCAAAAGGTTGATTGAAGCCATTGAAAACAAAGGACATGAAGCTATGCTCATTAATCATACAAAATGTCATTTTGAAATGGAAGAAGGACATCCAACCATTTTTCATAAAGGAAAATTACTTCCTTATTTTGATGCTATTATTCCTAGAATTGGTGCATCAGTTACCTATATTGGAACAGCAGTAGTTCGCCAATTCGAAATGCAAGGTACTCTTTGTGCTAATAGTTCAGAAAGTATTTCACAATCTAGAGACAAACTTCGTAGTCTTCAATTATTATCAAAAATAGGTGTAGGAATTCCAAAGACTGTTTTTGCTAGTTTTCCAAAAAACAACGAAGTTGATATGCTTATCAAAGAGGTAGGAGGTACACCTGTTATTATAAAAGTCTTGGAAGGAACGCAAGGGTTAGGAGTTGTTTTGGCAGAGACTGACCAAGCAGCTAAATCTACTATTGAAGCCTTTTCAGGCATAAAGCAAAATATTTTGATTCAAGAGTTCATTGAAGAATCAGGTGGTGCTGATATTCGTGCATTTGTAGTAGATGGTAAAGTGGTTGGTTCGATGAAAAGACAGGGGAAAGAAGGTGAATTTCGCTCAAATCTTCATAGAGGAGGAGCAAGTACAATTATTGAGCTTTCAGAAATAGAATCTCAAACAGCTATAAAAGCTGCTCAAGCAATGGGTTTATGTGTTGCAGGTGTAGATATTTTAGTTTCTTCTCGTGGGCCTTTAGTTTTGGAAGTCAATTCTTCTCCAGGTTTGCAAGGAATAGAAACAGCTACACAAGTAGATATTGCTACAAAAATAGTAGAATATATAGAACGTATTAGCACTGCAAAACAAAAAGAAGAATGA
- a CDS encoding VOC family protein, translated as MSKQEFEIDFLDHVAIRVKDIEASIKWYEKVLGLKKYQLKEWGGFPVFMLANKSGIALFPANTKDSLLDSESKNVKIDHFAFNVNTENFEKAKVRYQNLGLDFTIEDHHYFHSIYTQDIDGHTVELTTLVVNPREFY; from the coding sequence ATGAGTAAACAAGAATTTGAAATTGATTTTTTAGACCATGTCGCAATTCGTGTAAAAGATATTGAAGCATCCATTAAATGGTATGAAAAAGTATTAGGATTAAAAAAATATCAACTAAAAGAATGGGGAGGTTTTCCTGTTTTTATGTTGGCTAATAAATCTGGTATAGCTCTATTTCCTGCCAATACAAAAGATAGTTTACTAGATTCTGAATCAAAAAATGTGAAAATTGACCATTTTGCATTTAATGTAAACACTGAAAATTTTGAAAAGGCAAAAGTTAGGTATCAAAACTTAGGTTTGGATTTTACTATTGAAGACCATCATTATTTTCACTCTATTTATACTCAAGATATTGATGGACATACTGTTGAACTAACTACCCTAGTTGTCAATCCTAGAGAGTTTTACTAA
- the trmB gene encoding tRNA (guanosine(46)-N7)-methyltransferase TrmB, with translation MARKKMMRFEENLERYNVLQMEDEAYTKLKGNWNKTHFPSSQPIVLELACGYGEYSVGLGKVYPNKNFVGVDVKGDRLWRGSTDALANDSFNVAFLRAEIQKLDEFFEENEVSEIWVIHPDPRPRKRDRKRRLTNSRFLDMYKKILKKGGTVHIKTDDDPLYDYTLEEIAKYKIKNLLVTRDLHNSPLYPEHHGILTRYEKRAQKQGLKINYLRFEFE, from the coding sequence ATGGCTAGAAAAAAAATGATGCGTTTTGAAGAAAACTTAGAACGTTATAATGTATTACAAATGGAAGATGAAGCCTACACAAAATTAAAAGGAAATTGGAACAAAACTCATTTTCCCTCATCACAACCTATCGTTTTAGAACTTGCTTGTGGATATGGTGAATATAGTGTAGGACTAGGAAAAGTTTATCCAAACAAAAATTTTGTTGGTGTAGATGTAAAAGGAGATAGGTTGTGGAGAGGAAGCACAGATGCTTTAGCAAATGATTCTTTTAATGTAGCCTTTTTACGTGCCGAAATTCAAAAGTTAGATGAGTTTTTTGAAGAAAATGAAGTAAGTGAAATTTGGGTAATTCATCCAGACCCACGTCCAAGAAAAAGAGATAGAAAACGCAGATTGACAAACTCTCGTTTTTTGGATATGTATAAAAAAATATTAAAAAAAGGAGGAACTGTTCATATCAAAACTGATGATGACCCTCTTTATGATTATACATTAGAAGAAATAGCAAAGTATAAAATTAAAAATCTTTTAGTAACACGAGATTTACATAATTCGCCGCTCTATCCAGAACATCACGGGATACTTACACGCTACGAAAAACGAGCGCAAAAACAAGGGTTAAAAATTAATTATCTGCGTTTTGAGTTTGAATAA
- a CDS encoding PH domain-containing protein, producing the protein MNTPNPSDNLNNSTIEQTLWSGSPSWLLHLGNVIFWAILGIVLPTIIIYLWTKGIENPKLDTFFWVVLLASIIIPFSIVFLRIFDTRFINYTLTSERLIIKKGMLTRTTDEIELYRVKDIRLVEPFLQRLVGLSVIEITSSDRSNPNLSLSGIRKGDELRNNLRNQVERLRTNKNVREVDFE; encoded by the coding sequence ATGAATACACCAAATCCATCAGATAATTTAAATAATTCTACTATCGAACAAACGCTTTGGAGTGGCTCACCTTCGTGGCTTTTGCATCTTGGAAATGTCATTTTTTGGGCAATTTTAGGAATTGTTCTTCCTACTATTATTATTTATTTATGGACAAAAGGAATTGAAAATCCCAAATTAGATACATTCTTTTGGGTAGTTTTGCTTGCTAGTATTATTATTCCTTTTTCGATTGTTTTTCTAAGAATATTTGATACTCGTTTTATCAATTATACACTTACAAGCGAACGACTTATCATAAAAAAAGGAATGCTGACACGTACGACTGATGAAATAGAATTATATAGAGTAAAAGATATTCGTTTGGTAGAACCTTTTTTACAACGATTGGTAGGACTTTCAGTCATTGAAATAACATCATCAGATAGAAGCAATCCTAATCTTTCTTTATCTGGAATACGAAAAGGTGATGAGCTTCGAAATAACTTAAGAAATCAAGTAGAACGACTCAGAACAAATAAAAATGTTAGAGAAGTCGACTTTGAGTAA
- a CDS encoding DUF3467 domain-containing protein has translation MDNPTNKNNQEQQINIELTEEMAEGTYANLVMIAHSQSEFFLDFVRLVPGAPKAKVQSRIILTPDHAKRLLHVLKDSVEKFEANVGKISVQEEANHFPLNFGGTVGEA, from the coding sequence ATGGATAATCCAACAAACAAAAATAATCAAGAACAACAGATAAACATAGAATTGACAGAAGAAATGGCAGAGGGAACTTATGCCAACTTGGTTATGATAGCACATTCTCAGAGTGAGTTTTTTTTAGATTTTGTAAGACTTGTTCCAGGTGCGCCAAAAGCAAAGGTTCAGTCAAGAATTATTCTTACTCCTGACCATGCCAAACGCTTGTTACACGTTTTGAAAGATAGTGTTGAGAAATTTGAGGCTAATGTAGGCAAAATTTCGGTTCAAGAAGAAGCCAATCACTTTCCCCTAAATTTTGGTGGAACAGTAGGAGAAGCGTAA
- the recJ gene encoding single-stranded-DNA-specific exonuclease RecJ — MQTKRWLFEPLPSDEKISNLSKEVNVSSIPATLLLQRGVSDFESAKSFFRPSLSHLHSPFLMKGMDTAINRLKEAIQNQEKILVYGDYDVDGITSVAIVYGFLKKLYADVTDEKNVQFYIPNRNTEGYGITKEGLAFAKKENINLIICLDCGVKANEQIQQAKDWGIDFVVCDHHLPDEELPVSFAMLNPKQKGCNYPFKDLSACAIGYKFLQGFCIRTGTSERNLHYYLDLVALSIAADLVPMVGENRILSYFGLEKINIDPLPGVKALLNLINSYGRKIGVRDIVFSVAPRLNAAGRITDAYNSLNLLLASSDKEANELARTLNQKNDLRRDMERKMMIEIDEILKKSVPTRKTNVLFSKNWHKGLVGIAAAKCVEKTYRPTVILTHSESEKGDLAVGSARSISDFDIYKAVESCSDLLTQFGGHKFASGMSMPIENVEKFQERFENTVTDTLEKEQLIPPVRVDMEIDLSQVTQKMFAIIKQMSPFGPQNMRPVFVARSVQLFSPKIIKETHLKIQVRQGTSLFSAISFGKAHFLNQINTTSRYDIAFLISENHFRDKSYLQLEVRDILKVD; from the coding sequence ATGCAAACCAAACGTTGGCTTTTTGAACCTTTACCTTCTGATGAAAAAATTTCAAACCTATCCAAAGAAGTCAATGTCAGTAGCATTCCTGCAACTTTACTTTTGCAGCGTGGCGTAAGTGATTTTGAAAGCGCAAAGTCATTTTTTCGTCCCTCTCTATCTCATTTGCATTCTCCTTTTTTGATGAAAGGAATGGATACAGCCATAAATCGCTTAAAAGAAGCGATACAAAATCAAGAAAAAATACTTGTTTATGGAGATTACGATGTAGATGGAATTACTTCAGTAGCTATTGTTTATGGTTTTTTGAAAAAATTATATGCAGATGTTACTGATGAAAAAAATGTACAGTTTTATATTCCAAACCGAAATACAGAAGGTTACGGAATTACCAAGGAAGGATTAGCTTTTGCAAAAAAAGAAAATATAAACTTAATTATTTGTTTGGATTGTGGTGTAAAAGCAAATGAACAAATCCAACAAGCTAAAGATTGGGGAATTGATTTTGTAGTTTGTGACCATCACTTACCAGATGAAGAACTACCTGTTAGTTTTGCTATGCTCAATCCAAAACAAAAAGGGTGTAATTATCCATTTAAAGACCTTTCTGCTTGTGCTATTGGTTATAAGTTTCTACAAGGTTTTTGTATAAGAACAGGTACTTCTGAGCGAAATTTGCACTATTATTTGGATTTGGTAGCCTTGAGTATTGCTGCTGATTTAGTTCCAATGGTAGGGGAAAACAGAATTTTGAGTTATTTTGGATTAGAAAAGATAAATATTGACCCACTACCAGGCGTAAAAGCACTTTTGAATTTGATAAATAGTTATGGACGAAAAATAGGTGTTCGTGATATTGTTTTTTCGGTTGCTCCTCGTCTTAATGCAGCAGGAAGAATTACAGATGCTTATAATTCCTTAAATTTACTTTTGGCTTCTTCGGACAAAGAGGCAAATGAACTAGCCAGAACATTAAATCAAAAAAATGATTTGCGCCGAGACATGGAGCGTAAAATGATGATTGAAATTGATGAAATTCTGAAAAAATCTGTGCCTACACGCAAAACAAATGTTCTGTTTAGTAAAAATTGGCATAAAGGCTTGGTCGGAATTGCAGCAGCAAAATGTGTAGAAAAAACGTATCGACCTACTGTAATTTTGACACACTCAGAATCTGAAAAGGGAGATTTGGCTGTTGGTTCGGCTCGTTCTATTTCTGATTTTGATATTTATAAAGCTGTTGAGAGTTGTTCGGATTTACTGACACAATTTGGAGGGCATAAATTTGCTTCTGGAATGTCTATGCCTATCGAAAATGTAGAAAAATTTCAAGAGCGTTTTGAAAATACTGTGACTGATACTTTAGAAAAAGAACAACTTATTCCTCCTGTTCGGGTAGATATGGAAATTGATTTATCACAGGTTACTCAAAAAATGTTTGCTATCATAAAACAAATGTCACCTTTTGGACCTCAGAATATGCGTCCTGTTTTTGTGGCTCGTAGTGTACAGCTTTTTTCGCCTAAAATTATTAAAGAAACTCATCTCAAAATACAAGTGAGACAAGGAACATCTCTTTTTTCAGCTATCTCATTTGGAAAAGCTCATTTTTTAAATCAAATTAATACTACATCTAGGTATGATATTGCGTTTTTGATAAGTGAAAATCATTTTAGAGATAAAAGCTACTTGCAGCTTGAAGTTAGAGATATTTTGAAAGTAGATTGA